In Anaerostipes hadrus ATCC 29173 = JCM 17467, a single genomic region encodes these proteins:
- a CDS encoding HlyD family efflux transporter periplasmic adaptor subunit — protein MAAKRRRTTKIHWNIGMIIFVVILVYILINVILFLGKKKLTVYKVTEDKITNTLSFTGIAIRDEELLKASQSGYITYYVEEGKRIKKSGTVFTVDKDQKVQDAFVSQVQQLEKNKKVIDDEEIQHKITDYQSVYSDNKFSTVYDLKYDLKNAILNLSEDSMKTVIEAVKQKLGDTSFETQKSTSSGVTQFYSDDFDGKSAKDITSKDFDQSQYRVQRYNTSDKVKKGKVVARINKSEKWQIVIPLEADQYRMLKDKSEVSVRFLQDQTTATATVEVAKKGSSYFGYLKFNDYAVRYINERYLEIDVTLDSYKGLKIPNTSIVKKKFYQVPVKYLTKGDNSAKEQFTVRDTSNKGDVTVEQKSFTIYGRTKDYCYLDPEEVGENVVLQAMDSKDTFLIEKMKTLKGVYCTNQGYADFRPIDILIEKDDYSIIANDTNQGVSRYDFIVLDGTTIKENQIIY, from the coding sequence ATGGCAGCAAAACGAAGACGAACAACAAAAATACATTGGAATATTGGAATGATCATTTTTGTAGTCATATTGGTCTACATCCTGATTAATGTCATCCTGTTTCTAGGCAAGAAAAAGCTGACTGTCTACAAGGTGACGGAAGATAAGATCACCAATACCTTATCGTTTACAGGAATTGCGATCCGTGATGAAGAACTTCTAAAGGCTTCACAAAGCGGTTATATTACCTATTATGTAGAAGAAGGAAAACGGATCAAGAAATCAGGAACGGTCTTTACGGTTGACAAAGATCAGAAGGTTCAGGATGCATTTGTAAGTCAGGTGCAGCAGCTTGAGAAAAATAAAAAAGTGATCGATGATGAAGAGATTCAGCATAAGATCACAGATTATCAGTCTGTATATAGTGATAATAAGTTCAGCACGGTTTATGATCTGAAATATGATCTCAAGAATGCAATCCTCAACTTAAGTGAAGATTCTATGAAAACAGTTATAGAAGCAGTCAAACAAAAGCTTGGGGATACAAGTTTTGAGACACAGAAAAGTACAAGCAGTGGGGTAACACAATTTTATTCTGATGACTTTGACGGTAAGAGCGCAAAAGATATCACAAGCAAGGATTTTGACCAAAGTCAGTATCGTGTTCAGAGGTATAATACGTCCGATAAAGTAAAGAAAGGCAAAGTTGTAGCTAGGATCAACAAAAGCGAAAAATGGCAGATCGTAATTCCACTAGAAGCAGATCAGTATCGGATGTTGAAGGATAAAAGTGAAGTGTCGGTTCGTTTCCTGCAAGATCAGACAACAGCCACAGCAACGGTGGAAGTCGCCAAAAAGGGAAGTTCGTATTTTGGATATCTTAAGTTTAATGATTACGCGGTACGTTATATCAATGAGCGCTACTTAGAAATCGATGTGACGCTTGATTCCTACAAGGGATTAAAGATTCCAAACACATCCATTGTAAAGAAGAAATTCTACCAGGTTCCAGTAAAATACCTTACAAAAGGAGATAACAGTGCGAAAGAACAGTTTACCGTACGTGATACAAGCAACAAAGGCGATGTGACGGTGGAACAAAAGAGCTTTACGATCTATGGAAGAACGAAGGATTACTGTTATCTTGATCCAGAAGAAGTTGGAGAGAACGTAGTGCTTCAGGCAATGGATTCCAAAGATACATTTTTGATTGAGAAAATGAAGACATTAAAAGGAGTTTATTGTACAAATCAGGGATATGCGGATTTCCGTCCAATCGATATTCTGATCGAGAAAGATGATTATTCGATCATTGCAAATGATACCAATCAGGGAGTTAGTCGGTATGATTTCATTGTTCTTGATGGAACAACGATCAAGGAAAACCAGATCATATATTAA
- a CDS encoding TIGR01212 family radical SAM protein (This family includes YhcC from E. coli K-12, an uncharacterized radical SAM protein.), which produces MERYKAYSTHLKELYGEKVYKLPVNLPVTCPNRMDGDGCTFCGGVGTGFEAMNSEVSVSEQLNATKGKITKRYKAKKFIAYFQNYTNTFLPVDKFEKYLVEAAQTEDIVGISVSTRPDCITKEYLDCLKKISEEYQVKISMEYGLQTVNYKTLNKIDRGHTLAEYLDAVLMTAPYGFEICTHIILNLPGDDMTDVIETAKILSALPVQIVKLHSLYIPKGSKMYEEYKEGKITLCDPEEYLDRLVNFICYVRKDMVIERLFSRVPKEDASFSNWGISWWKLKDRFDEIMETNDYMQGCKFDYLNGAALRRWEI; this is translated from the coding sequence ATGGAACGATACAAAGCTTACAGCACACATTTAAAGGAATTATATGGAGAAAAAGTATATAAATTACCAGTTAATCTTCCGGTGACTTGTCCAAACCGTATGGATGGAGATGGGTGCACTTTCTGTGGAGGTGTGGGAACCGGCTTTGAAGCTATGAACAGTGAGGTATCTGTAAGTGAACAGCTGAATGCGACAAAAGGAAAGATCACAAAACGCTATAAAGCAAAGAAATTTATCGCATATTTTCAGAATTATACGAACACATTCCTGCCGGTTGACAAGTTTGAAAAGTATCTGGTAGAAGCAGCACAGACGGAAGATATTGTAGGAATTTCGGTATCCACAAGACCTGACTGTATTACGAAGGAATATTTAGACTGTTTAAAGAAGATTTCTGAAGAATATCAGGTGAAGATCTCTATGGAATATGGACTTCAGACAGTCAATTATAAGACTTTAAACAAGATCGATCGAGGACATACACTAGCAGAATATCTAGATGCTGTGTTAATGACAGCACCATATGGATTTGAAATCTGCACTCATATTATTTTGAATCTGCCAGGAGATGACATGACGGATGTGATCGAGACAGCAAAGATTCTTTCTGCACTTCCAGTGCAGATCGTAAAATTACATTCTCTTTATATTCCTAAAGGATCAAAAATGTATGAGGAGTATAAAGAAGGAAAAATAACTCTTTGTGATCCAGAAGAATATCTGGACAGACTGGTAAACTTTATCTGTTATGTACGAAAAGATATGGTGATCGAGCGTCTATTCAGCAGAGTGCCCAAGGAAGATGCATCATTTTCTAACTGGGGCATCAGTTGGTGGAAATTAAAAGATCGATTTGACGAGATCATGGAAACAAATGACTATATGCAAGGATGTAAATTTGACTATTTAAATGGAGCAGCGCTCAGGCGATGGGAGATTTAA
- a CDS encoding D-alanyl-D-alanine carboxypeptidase family protein, translating to MKKLICICMSVMMITLSGCQTSAKTGGFISYDEHYQKNETALKEDALSDRWESRGSKVAVVSKEKADNNDYPEAKEVLLVNNTKNKVIVSQKVFDQAYPASTTKIMTALLTLENLNLSQVVTIKHDITFPDGAAVAIHLKKGDKITVEALLNALIIMSANDAAVALGEAVAGSEANFVKMMNKRAKELGATNTHFANPNGLHLSDHYSTAYDLYLIFKEVAKHNEFFNIAGRSSSRIEYLGSKGEQKIYDMASTNQYIAGTYTLPSQVYMIGGKTGTTTQAGSCLILLTKNKDGEEFISVVLKGVTKSALYHTMTDILSKEN from the coding sequence ATGAAAAAATTAATTTGTATTTGTATGTCCGTCATGATGATCACATTATCTGGCTGCCAGACATCGGCGAAGACAGGTGGATTTATATCATATGATGAACATTATCAGAAGAATGAAACGGCATTAAAAGAAGATGCATTGAGTGACCGTTGGGAATCCAGAGGTTCTAAGGTAGCGGTTGTATCCAAAGAAAAGGCGGATAATAACGACTATCCAGAAGCCAAGGAAGTTCTGTTGGTTAATAATACAAAGAATAAAGTGATCGTTAGTCAGAAGGTTTTTGACCAGGCTTACCCGGCAAGTACAACAAAGATTATGACAGCATTGCTGACTTTGGAGAATTTAAATTTAAGTCAGGTTGTAACGATCAAACATGACATTACATTCCCTGATGGAGCAGCTGTGGCAATCCACCTAAAGAAAGGGGATAAGATCACAGTGGAAGCATTGTTAAATGCATTGATCATTATGTCAGCCAATGATGCAGCCGTTGCACTTGGAGAGGCAGTGGCTGGAAGTGAAGCAAATTTTGTAAAAATGATGAATAAGAGAGCCAAAGAACTTGGAGCAACCAATACACATTTTGCAAATCCGAATGGACTTCATTTAAGTGATCATTATTCTACAGCGTATGATCTTTATCTGATCTTTAAAGAAGTAGCTAAACATAATGAATTCTTTAATATTGCAGGAAGATCAAGCAGTAGGATTGAATATCTTGGTTCCAAGGGAGAACAAAAGATTTATGATATGGCTTCCACAAACCAGTATATTGCCGGAACATACACACTTCCAAGCCAGGTATATATGATTGGAGGCAAGACTGGTACAACAACACAGGCGGGTTCTTGTCTGATTCTTCTTACAAAGAATAAAGACGGTGAGGAATTCATTTCCGTGGTGTTAAAAGGCGTTACAAAATCAGCTCTTTACCATACAATGACAGATATATTATCAAAGGAAAACTAA
- a CDS encoding methylglyoxal synthase → MNVGLVAHDGKKNLMQNLCIAYQDILKKHKLYATSTTGQMIEDVANLKIHKLLAGHFGGMQQMGSKISNNEIDLLIFLQDPANKKRTPDFYNVLNLCDQYNIPCATNLPTAEVLILALDRGDLDWRNMYK, encoded by the coding sequence ATGAATGTAGGATTAGTTGCCCATGATGGCAAAAAGAACCTGATGCAGAATTTATGTATCGCGTATCAGGATATTTTAAAAAAACATAAATTATATGCTACAAGTACGACTGGACAGATGATTGAAGATGTTGCAAACTTAAAGATCCACAAACTTCTTGCCGGCCATTTTGGCGGTATGCAGCAAATGGGATCTAAGATCTCCAATAATGAAATAGACCTCTTGATCTTTTTACAGGACCCGGCAAATAAGAAGAGAACACCAGATTTTTATAATGTTTTAAATCTCTGTGATCAGTATAATATTCCGTGTGCTACGAATCTGCCAACGGCAGAAGTATTGATCCTGGCACTGGACCGAGGAGATTTAGATTGGAGGAATATGTATAAATAG
- a CDS encoding FtsW/RodA/SpoVE family cell cycle protein, producing the protein MLRNYRLQNYNFKLVFNVLVLMAMSLLFIHSAKASYVPKQALGIIMGLGIIVVVSLIDYQVFTRNAEILYILNVIMLIGVKLFGKDVNGAKRWFSLGPLGTFQPSELSKVIMIIVVAAFLAKHQDDLNEPKVLGKLAVICGIPLLLILKQPSLSSTLDICFIILGMIFMAGLSSRLIVQVLIVGVPLLAIFLWYVQTPGQVLLEPHQVARIMSFLHPENYADSTALQTSNSIMAIGSGGLFGKGFGSNTISNVSASDVNLVSENQTDFIFSVIGEEFGFVGCVVLIIVFACLVYQCMNVAKKSGNLIGTYVAVGVACYMGFQSFINIAVATGTMPNTGQPLPFISYGLSSLMSASIAIGMVLNIYLQRKRH; encoded by the coding sequence ATGTTGCGAAATTATCGACTGCAGAATTACAATTTCAAACTTGTTTTTAACGTACTTGTACTGATGGCGATGAGCCTTTTGTTTATTCACAGTGCCAAAGCATCCTATGTGCCAAAGCAGGCATTGGGGATCATTATGGGACTTGGAATCATTGTGGTCGTATCACTGATCGATTATCAGGTCTTTACAAGAAATGCAGAAATATTGTATATTTTGAATGTGATCATGTTGATCGGCGTTAAATTATTTGGAAAAGATGTCAATGGTGCCAAACGATGGTTTTCATTAGGTCCATTGGGAACTTTCCAGCCATCAGAACTTAGTAAAGTGATCATGATCATTGTTGTTGCAGCATTTCTTGCGAAGCATCAGGATGATCTGAATGAACCGAAGGTATTAGGAAAACTTGCTGTAATCTGTGGGATTCCGCTGCTTTTGATCTTGAAACAGCCAAGTCTTTCTTCTACACTCGATATTTGTTTTATTATTCTTGGAATGATCTTTATGGCAGGATTATCCTCCAGATTGATCGTTCAGGTATTGATTGTAGGCGTACCACTTTTAGCAATCTTTTTGTGGTATGTCCAGACACCAGGACAGGTGTTGTTAGAGCCACATCAGGTAGCAAGGATCATGTCCTTTTTACATCCAGAGAATTACGCAGATTCCACTGCTTTACAGACAAGCAATTCGATCATGGCGATCGGTTCTGGCGGATTATTTGGCAAGGGATTTGGAAGTAATACGATCTCAAATGTATCTGCAAGTGATGTAAATTTGGTATCAGAAAATCAGACAGACTTTATTTTCTCTGTGATCGGAGAAGAATTTGGGTTTGTTGGATGTGTGGTATTGATCATTGTTTTTGCATGCCTTGTATATCAGTGCATGAATGTGGCGAAGAAATCAGGGAATCTGATCGGAACTTATGTGGCTGTAGGAGTTGCGTGTTATATGGGATTTCAGTCTTTTATCAACATTGCAGTTGCTACAGGAACCATGCCGAACACCGGACAGCCCCTGCCATTTATCAGTTATGGATTAAGTTCCTTAATGTCGGCGTCAATCGCGATAGGAATGGTACTTAATATATATTTACAAAGAAAAAGACACTAG
- the minE gene encoding cell division topological specificity factor MinE, translating into MGFFDNFFKKKSSGEVAKDRLKLLLVSDRSNCSPETMELIKNDIIQVISKYMEIDPEGLDIQITQSSEESEGPALYANIPIRELRK; encoded by the coding sequence ATGGGTTTTTTTGATAATTTTTTTAAGAAAAAAAGTTCAGGAGAAGTGGCAAAAGACCGATTAAAACTATTATTGGTATCTGACCGCTCAAATTGTTCTCCTGAGACAATGGAACTGATCAAAAACGACATCATTCAAGTAATCTCCAAATATATGGAGATCGATCCAGAGGGACTTGATATTCAGATCACACAAAGTAGCGAAGAATCCGAAGGACCTGCATTATATGCAAATATTCCGATCCGTGAGCTTAGAAAATAA
- the minD gene encoding septum site-determining protein MinD, with protein sequence MSEVIVITSGKGGVGKTTTTANVGTGLAKEGKKVVLIDTDIGLRNLDVVMGLENRIVYNLVDVVEGNCRIKQAMIKDKKYPNLFLLPSAQTRDKTSVTPEQMSKLVEELKSEFDYIILDCPAGIEQGFKNAIAAADRALIVTTPEVSAIRDADRIIGLLEANDIHKIDLVINRIRMDMVERGDMLSKDDVLDILAVDLIGIVPDDENIVISTNQGEPLVGSNTPAGKAYQNICNRVMGKDVPFMEITGPTFFQRLANVFKK encoded by the coding sequence ATGAGTGAAGTTATCGTAATCACATCTGGAAAGGGTGGCGTTGGAAAGACAACAACCACTGCCAATGTGGGAACAGGATTAGCGAAGGAAGGAAAGAAAGTCGTATTGATCGATACGGATATCGGACTTCGTAATCTGGACGTTGTCATGGGGCTTGAGAATAGAATCGTTTATAATCTGGTTGACGTTGTGGAAGGAAACTGCAGAATCAAACAGGCAATGATCAAAGACAAGAAATATCCAAATCTTTTTTTACTGCCATCTGCACAGACAAGAGATAAGACATCCGTAACACCAGAACAGATGTCAAAACTGGTAGAAGAACTAAAAAGTGAATTTGACTATATCATTCTTGACTGCCCAGCAGGAATCGAACAAGGATTTAAGAATGCGATTGCAGCAGCAGACCGTGCACTGATCGTTACAACACCAGAGGTATCAGCAATCCGTGATGCAGACCGTATCATTGGACTATTAGAGGCAAATGATATACATAAGATCGATCTGGTGATCAACAGGATACGTATGGATATGGTAGAACGTGGAGATATGTTATCCAAAGATGATGTTCTTGATATTCTTGCGGTTGACCTGATCGGAATCGTACCAGATGATGAGAATATTGTCATTTCCACAAACCAGGGAGAACCATTGGTTGGAAGCAATACACCAGCAGGAAAAGCATACCAGAATATCTGTAATCGTGTGATGGGCAAAGACGTTCCATTCATGGAAATCACAGGACCAACTTTCTTCCAGAGACTTGCAAACGTATTTAAGAAGTAG
- the minC gene encoding septum site-determining protein MinC, producing MNQPVLLKGNSLGLTMVLDPGMKFDQLIKAIEDKFVQAKDFFNGQTQIALKIEGRKLDAKELQNVLQIIAEKTTLTIAYVIEDDKIMETSFKDVLKKIQEREQKRNQSMVDERRKGDGQFYRGTLRSGQSLESDASVVVVGDVNPGASVCAKGNVVVLGCAKGYLSAGCDGDDHAFVAALDMQPMQIRIGKHIARSADGEPEKKKKLFGRSKNNDNQPMEAQIAFVEDENIYIEPISKALLNEIIV from the coding sequence ATGAATCAGCCGGTATTGCTCAAGGGAAACAGTCTGGGACTTACCATGGTGTTAGATCCAGGAATGAAGTTTGATCAACTGATCAAAGCGATCGAAGATAAATTTGTGCAGGCAAAAGATTTCTTTAATGGACAGACACAGATCGCACTAAAGATCGAAGGCAGAAAACTAGATGCCAAAGAACTTCAGAATGTATTGCAGATCATTGCAGAAAAAACAACTTTGACGATCGCATATGTGATAGAAGATGATAAGATCATGGAAACTTCTTTTAAGGATGTATTGAAAAAGATTCAGGAAAGAGAACAAAAAAGAAATCAGTCCATGGTTGATGAGAGAAGAAAGGGAGATGGACAGTTCTACCGTGGAACACTTCGCTCCGGACAGAGTCTGGAATCTGATGCAAGTGTTGTAGTGGTCGGGGATGTGAATCCTGGAGCTTCCGTATGTGCCAAAGGTAATGTAGTTGTTCTTGGATGTGCCAAAGGATATTTGAGTGCAGGATGTGATGGAGATGATCATGCTTTTGTCGCAGCACTTGATATGCAGCCGATGCAGATCCGTATCGGAAAACACATCGCAAGAAGTGCCGATGGAGAACCAGAGAAGAAGAAAAAGCTTTTCGGAAGATCAAAGAATAATGACAATCAGCCGATGGAAGCACAGATTGCATTTGTAGAAGATGAAAATATTTATATCGAGCCCATATCTAAAGCGCTCTTAAATGAAATCATAGTATAG
- a CDS encoding penicillin-binding transpeptidase domain-containing protein has protein sequence MLRKIYEKAEKLLANRLLALIILIVVLYCVLIGRVFVLQIVEGQSHKNDFTYKVQKTVKTSGTRGNIYDVNGKLLAYNKLVYTVNFQNDNAFQTLASKNGTSESYEKNKVIYKVIKILERNGDSFINEIPIEYTGSGKFRFTETGSKLKKFKRDVFGIGNSTDLSKSEKELRDKQLNATAEQVFEYLRNGTLGSAGTGKMFDIDKSYSKKDALKIMSVRYSAFLSRYSQYMKVTIANEINNRSIAEIKERSSELPGIDIDTKSIRVYNKSEAMSHVIGYTGTVNTDELETYNKGKKEEDKDYYSSDETVGKAGVEKQFENYLHGDSGSKTLVVNNVGKIIDTTKTVKSGTGNNITLSIDSELQEYVYNLLEKKIAGIVLSKLTSSDSAGNDRENIMIPIKKVYYSFIGNSVIDLENLNGDKATSYEKKMYRKIQNLEDQAIKVSKDLVLKDTKAYKDQSEEKQAYASYVYSLLSSKKVLISSSIDTTDKTYQKWKNEKISLSEFLRYAVNKEWIDISSLNISSKYNDTEEIMKALAAYVEDALVDADDFDMTVCEQSIMKGKLSGREVCLLLYEQGVLKKKGDSDYTALKSGSLNSYDFIRRKLKSLQITPGQIGMDPCSGSVVITDSKTGKVKALVSYPGYDSNRLSNGTDSGYYRQLANSASTPLYNQALKHKTAPGSTFKPLSALAGLNEKAITTSTVINCTGLYDKITPPAKCWKYPDRHGARTVSTAIEASCNYFFYEVGYRLGDKSGSYSSKEGLKYLEKYATQLGLNKQSGIELDESSPQVSDETSVRSAIGQGRNSFTPSQIANYVTTLSNSGTVYDLSVMDKITDDNGKTVKKYGVKKVRQLHYDTTYWNAVHTGMRGVVSGKDSSVSSIFQGMKVKLAGKTGTAQENKKRPNHALFISYGPYEKPEITTTVVIPFGYTSSNAAATAKDIYEYYFANDKTKKTLEKNNKSVTETSVGTAGD, from the coding sequence GTGTTACGAAAAATTTACGAGAAAGCAGAAAAATTACTGGCAAACAGACTGCTTGCCTTGATCATACTGATCGTTGTGCTTTATTGTGTGTTGATCGGGCGTGTGTTTGTCCTTCAGATCGTAGAAGGTCAGTCACATAAAAATGATTTTACATATAAAGTACAAAAGACAGTCAAGACATCTGGTACCAGAGGGAATATTTATGATGTGAATGGAAAACTGCTTGCATACAACAAACTTGTATATACAGTGAACTTCCAGAATGACAATGCATTTCAGACGTTGGCATCAAAGAATGGTACATCAGAAAGTTATGAGAAGAATAAAGTCATTTATAAAGTGATCAAGATCCTGGAGCGAAATGGAGACTCTTTTATCAATGAGATTCCGATTGAATATACAGGAAGCGGAAAGTTTCGTTTTACAGAGACTGGGTCAAAATTAAAGAAGTTTAAGAGAGATGTTTTTGGAATTGGAAACAGCACAGACCTTTCAAAGTCCGAGAAAGAATTAAGAGATAAACAGCTGAATGCAACTGCAGAACAGGTTTTTGAATATTTGAGAAATGGAACTCTTGGCTCCGCAGGAACAGGAAAGATGTTTGATATTGATAAATCTTATTCCAAGAAAGATGCATTAAAGATCATGTCTGTCAGATACAGTGCATTTTTAAGTCGTTATTCTCAGTATATGAAGGTGACGATCGCAAATGAGATCAATAACAGAAGTATTGCTGAGATCAAAGAAAGAAGTTCAGAACTTCCGGGAATAGATATTGATACAAAGTCTATTCGTGTATATAATAAAAGTGAGGCGATGTCTCATGTGATCGGATATACAGGAACGGTCAATACGGATGAACTTGAAACATATAACAAAGGAAAGAAAGAAGAAGATAAAGATTACTATTCCAGTGATGAGACGGTTGGAAAGGCCGGTGTTGAGAAGCAGTTTGAGAATTATCTTCACGGAGACAGTGGAAGCAAGACTCTGGTTGTCAACAATGTTGGAAAGATCATCGACACGACCAAGACAGTCAAATCGGGAACAGGAAATAATATCACATTATCGATTGACAGCGAATTACAGGAATATGTATATAATCTGCTCGAGAAGAAGATCGCGGGAATTGTTCTGTCTAAGCTTACAAGTTCTGACAGCGCAGGAAATGACCGTGAGAATATTATGATCCCGATCAAGAAAGTATATTATTCATTTATTGGCAATAGTGTGATCGACCTTGAGAATCTCAATGGAGATAAGGCGACATCCTATGAGAAGAAGATGTATCGAAAGATTCAGAATTTAGAAGATCAGGCGATCAAGGTATCAAAGGATCTTGTTTTGAAAGATACCAAAGCGTACAAAGATCAGAGTGAAGAAAAACAAGCCTATGCATCTTATGTATACAGTCTGTTGTCTAGCAAGAAAGTATTGATCTCAAGTTCTATCGATACGACGGATAAGACATATCAGAAGTGGAAGAATGAGAAGATCAGTTTAAGTGAATTCTTAAGGTATGCCGTGAACAAGGAATGGATTGATATTTCCTCACTAAATATCAGCAGCAAATACAATGACACTGAAGAGATCATGAAAGCACTGGCTGCTTATGTAGAAGATGCTTTGGTTGATGCAGATGATTTTGATATGACAGTCTGCGAACAAAGCATCATGAAAGGAAAATTAAGCGGAAGAGAAGTATGTCTCCTTCTTTATGAACAGGGAGTTTTAAAGAAGAAAGGTGACAGTGATTATACGGCATTGAAATCTGGTTCCCTAAACAGCTATGATTTCATTCGAAGAAAGTTAAAGAGTTTACAGATCACACCAGGACAGATTGGTATGGATCCATGTTCCGGATCTGTTGTGATCACAGATTCCAAGACAGGAAAGGTAAAAGCATTGGTAAGTTATCCTGGATATGACAGCAACCGTTTATCAAACGGAACAGATTCCGGATACTACAGGCAGCTGGCAAACTCAGCATCTACACCATTATATAATCAGGCACTGAAACATAAGACAGCACCGGGATCTACATTTAAGCCATTGTCTGCTTTGGCAGGTCTTAATGAGAAAGCGATCACGACAAGTACAGTCATCAACTGTACAGGGTTATACGATAAGATCACACCACCGGCGAAGTGTTGGAAATATCCAGATCGCCATGGAGCAAGAACTGTGTCAACAGCGATCGAAGCATCTTGTAATTATTTCTTTTATGAAGTAGGATATAGATTAGGAGACAAATCAGGTTCCTACAGCAGTAAAGAAGGTCTTAAGTACTTGGAGAAATACGCAACACAGCTAGGGCTTAATAAGCAGTCAGGAATTGAACTGGATGAGTCATCTCCACAGGTTTCTGATGAAACATCCGTACGTTCTGCCATTGGACAGGGACGTAATAGTTTCACGCCAAGTCAGATTGCGAATTATGTGACAACATTATCCAACAGTGGAACCGTATATGATCTAAGTGTCATGGACAAGATCACTGACGATAATGGAAAGACAGTCAAGAAATATGGAGTTAAGAAAGTAAGACAACTTCATTATGACACAACATACTGGAATGCAGTGCATACTGGTATGAGAGGTGTAGTCAGCGGAAAGGACAGCTCCGTAAGCAGTATCTTCCAAGGCATGAAAGTAAAATTAGCAGGTAAGACGGGTACAGCACAGGAGAATAAGAAACGTCCGAATCATGCGTTGTTTATCTCTTATGGACCATATGAGAAGCCAGAGATCACAACAACGGTTGTTATTCCGTTTGGATATACCTCATCTAATGCAGCAGCGACTGCAAAGGATATTTATGAGTATTATTTTGCAAATGATAAGACAAAGAAGACATTAGAGAAGAATAATAAATCAGTCACAGAAACCAGTGTTGGTACTGCAGGAGATTAG
- the mreD gene encoding rod shape-determining protein MreD, with translation MKIKRILFYVISVLVCFLLQTSVFNFLKLAGVMPNILLILTVTIAFIRGRKAGIVIGFVCGLLIDIFSGNVLGQNAFVYLMFGYVNGWFHTYFYEDDILLPIGLLTANSLAYSFVIFFFFFAMRGRLQFFSYLFKVMIPEAVYTGIVALLIYKILLEVDIRIRDGEKRSMF, from the coding sequence ATGAAGATCAAACGAATTTTATTTTATGTGATATCGGTACTAGTCTGTTTCCTTTTACAGACATCCGTCTTTAATTTTTTGAAACTTGCAGGGGTTATGCCGAATATTCTGCTGATCTTAACGGTTACGATCGCATTTATTCGAGGCAGGAAAGCGGGGATCGTGATCGGATTTGTCTGTGGACTGCTGATTGATATATTCTCAGGGAATGTTTTAGGTCAGAACGCATTTGTGTATTTAATGTTTGGATATGTCAACGGATGGTTCCATACATATTTTTATGAGGATGATATCTTGCTGCCGATCGGACTTCTAACAGCGAATTCCCTTGCGTATAGTTTTGTGATCTTCTTTTTCTTCTTTGCAATGAGAGGAAGATTGCAGTTTTTTTCTTATCTGTTTAAAGTTATGATTCCGGAAGCAGTATATACGGGAATCGTAGCATTGCTTATATATAAGATATTGTTAGAGGTTGATATCAGGATCAGAGATGGTGAAAAAAGGAGTATGTTCTAG